Proteins found in one bacterium HR17 genomic segment:
- the cdsA gene encoding Phosphatidate cytidylyltransferase: MVRWRLLSAAVGIPVGVALVWVGGVPFAVAVWALAAMGLWELAQGLRQRDIVVLKEIAFPCTLAWLVGAHRAHDAPAALFHLWVGMAALTLFGSMTAHIFWRRGEPVPAGWRLHSIAATVFSALYISMFAFPLLLRHWSAQGEGAGRAIVLTLLATVWGTDATAFFVGTHMGKHPIAPQVSPGKTVEGALSGIAGGVVAAVLCWWVLSAFKAAPSVPLPTVALFAVVVSAVGQLGDLGKSVLKRDLGIKDFGALIPGHGGVLDRFDSLLITAPLVYFTALWRWGAP; the protein is encoded by the coding sequence ATGGTGCGGTGGCGGTTGCTGAGCGCGGCAGTCGGCATCCCCGTCGGCGTAGCGTTGGTGTGGGTGGGAGGGGTGCCGTTCGCCGTCGCAGTTTGGGCGTTGGCGGCGATGGGGCTGTGGGAGTTGGCGCAGGGATTACGCCAGCGCGACATCGTCGTGCTCAAAGAAATCGCTTTCCCCTGCACGCTTGCGTGGCTGGTGGGCGCCCATCGGGCGCACGATGCGCCGGCGGCGTTGTTTCACCTTTGGGTAGGCATGGCAGCGCTGACGCTGTTTGGCAGCATGACAGCGCACATTTTCTGGCGGCGCGGTGAGCCTGTCCCCGCGGGCTGGCGTCTCCACAGCATCGCCGCGACAGTGTTCAGCGCCCTTTACATCAGCATGTTCGCGTTCCCGCTCCTGCTGCGCCATTGGAGCGCCCAAGGTGAAGGGGCAGGGCGCGCCATCGTTTTGACCCTGCTCGCGACCGTTTGGGGCACGGACGCGACGGCGTTTTTCGTCGGAACGCATATGGGCAAGCACCCTATCGCCCCGCAGGTCAGCCCAGGCAAGACCGTTGAAGGGGCGTTGAGCGGCATCGCCGGCGGGGTGGTGGCGGCGGTTCTTTGCTGGTGGGTGTTGAGCGCTTTTAAAGCGGCGCCGTCGGTGCCGCTACCGACCGTCGCGCTGTTTGCCGTCGTTGTGAGCGCGGTGGGGCAACTCGGTGACTTGGGCAAAAGTGTCTTGAAGCGCGATTTGGGCATCAAGGATTTCGGCGCCCTCATCCCAGGACACGGCGGCGTTTTAGACCGGTTTGACAGTTTACTCATCACCGCGCCGCTCGTTTACTTTACAGCGCTATGGCGTTGGGGTGCTCCGTAA
- the moaB gene encoding Molybdenum cofactor biosynthesis protein B, translating into MAHPPTHETHRAHAERIQCVRCGVLTVSDSRTEATDTGGQLIRSLLVNEGHQVVRYQIVRDDLWQVRAVVTGWLVDDEVDAVITTGSTGISYRDIVAEALLPLLDKRLEGFGELFRQLSYAEIGSAALMSRAFAGIANGKPVFCLPGSPHACHLALHRLILPELRHLVWTARGQR; encoded by the coding sequence ATGGCGCATCCCCCGACGCACGAAACCCATCGCGCCCACGCTGAGCGCATCCAGTGCGTGCGGTGCGGTGTGTTGACTGTCAGCGATTCGCGCACAGAAGCCACCGATACAGGCGGACAATTAATCCGTAGTTTGTTGGTGAACGAAGGGCATCAAGTCGTGCGTTACCAAATCGTCCGTGACGACCTGTGGCAAGTGCGCGCGGTCGTTACCGGTTGGTTAGTAGACGACGAAGTGGATGCAGTTATCACGACCGGGAGCACGGGGATCAGCTATCGCGACATCGTTGCGGAAGCCCTTTTGCCCCTGTTGGACAAGCGCTTGGAAGGGTTCGGTGAACTGTTTCGGCAACTCAGTTACGCTGAGATCGGCAGTGCCGCGCTGATGAGTCGTGCCTTTGCCGGCATTGCCAACGGGAAGCCGGTCTTTTGCTTGCCAGGGTCGCCTCACGCTTGTCACCTGGCGTTGCACCGACTCATCTTGCCCGAACTGCGCCATTTGGTCTGGACGGCACGCGGTCAGCGCTGA
- the ywlE gene encoding Protein-arginine-phosphatase, giving the protein MIPRRVLFVCTGNLCRSPMAEYLLRDLARRRGLVVEVRSAGTHAVTGAPPTPDTIAVLQEWGIDASRHRSQPLCWELLDWADVILTMTRDQKEYLLMMDAELCGRVFTLPEYVGLAREEVSDPYGNTREAYRKVRDQLADLVQRLVAQWVGAAAPAHRGEKE; this is encoded by the coding sequence ATGATACCGCGCAGGGTTCTTTTCGTGTGCACGGGCAATTTGTGCCGTAGCCCGATGGCGGAGTATTTGCTGCGGGATTTGGCGCGTCGGCGCGGGTTAGTGGTAGAGGTGCGGTCGGCTGGCACCCATGCTGTCACCGGTGCTCCGCCGACGCCGGACACCATCGCTGTCCTTCAAGAGTGGGGCATTGACGCTTCCAGGCACCGCTCGCAACCCCTTTGTTGGGAATTACTGGATTGGGCAGATGTCATCTTGACGATGACGCGCGACCAGAAGGAATATTTGCTGATGATGGATGCCGAACTGTGCGGGCGCGTGTTCACGCTGCCTGAATATGTGGGCTTGGCGAGGGAAGAGGTGTCTGACCCTTACGGTAACACGCGTGAGGCATATCGCAAAGTGCGTGACCAATTGGCGGATTTGGTGCAACGCTTGGTCGCCCAATGGGTCGGTGCGGCTGCACCGGCGCATCGGGGAGAGAAGGAGTGA
- the msrR gene encoding Regulatory protein MsrR, producing MWTNPANEWQRRRRFRRLRRIALVAGLVVLNALACLAGVSVYLHRQGKATPVQRLVERVADWVVPSDYAFAGRDRLNILIVGADRDYDNRGRPMPTPARSDTILVASLSRDGTVALLSIPRDTLVRYNGRLHKINAVHAIGGPQELQKVLADEFGIDTHHFVQVTFDAFVKLVDLVGGVDLFVEYDMHYDDNWGNLHIHLQRGWHHLNGKDAIGYVRYRGKGYRRFCPKCRVKIEHWDPTGDLGRVQRQQKFLKTLAQKLLQSNMVTKLPRLVAIAREYLATDMDTRTMLSLANFARTVSLDKMKTATLPGNFARHPRLGSILIPDREKAPQVLADLLGPTFLIAQWEHGAGSIEGLLRVASRPERNGRRIAPANRTVGAVPETTETPEEQEPTTPDEGVPIGHEPVEVIPMPTPHSVAPPPPPVKPDTTPSPSSSGTTTENNPSTPSNSSPSPPSPPNNTGTGGGTASPSG from the coding sequence ATGTGGACCAACCCTGCTAACGAATGGCAGCGCCGCCGGCGTTTCCGTAGGCTAAGGCGAATAGCCTTGGTGGCGGGTCTTGTGGTGCTCAATGCCCTGGCGTGTCTGGCGGGCGTTTCGGTTTACTTGCATCGGCAGGGTAAGGCGACACCCGTTCAGCGTTTAGTGGAGCGCGTCGCCGATTGGGTCGTCCCGTCTGATTACGCCTTTGCCGGGCGGGATCGCTTGAACATCTTGATCGTCGGTGCAGACCGCGATTACGACAACCGAGGGCGTCCCATGCCCACGCCGGCGCGCTCTGACACAATTTTGGTCGCCAGTTTGAGCCGCGACGGCACGGTCGCCCTATTGTCCATTCCCCGCGACACTTTGGTGCGTTACAACGGGCGGTTGCACAAAATCAACGCCGTTCACGCCATAGGCGGTCCGCAGGAGTTGCAAAAGGTTTTAGCCGACGAATTCGGCATTGACACGCACCATTTCGTTCAAGTGACTTTTGACGCGTTTGTCAAACTCGTGGATTTAGTCGGTGGCGTGGACTTGTTCGTGGAGTATGACATGCACTACGACGATAATTGGGGCAACTTGCACATCCATTTGCAGCGGGGTTGGCACCACCTGAACGGCAAAGACGCCATCGGCTATGTGCGCTACCGCGGGAAAGGCTATCGGCGGTTTTGCCCTAAGTGTAGGGTCAAGATTGAGCATTGGGACCCAACCGGCGACTTAGGACGGGTGCAGCGGCAGCAAAAATTTCTCAAAACGCTGGCGCAAAAATTGCTGCAGTCCAACATGGTCACCAAACTGCCGCGCCTGGTGGCTATTGCGCGGGAATATTTGGCGACGGACATGGATACCCGAACCATGTTGAGTTTAGCGAATTTCGCCCGCACGGTATCTTTGGACAAGATGAAAACGGCGACGCTCCCGGGCAATTTCGCCCGCCATCCTCGCTTGGGCAGCATTCTCATCCCCGACCGCGAGAAAGCGCCGCAAGTGTTGGCAGACCTATTGGGACCGACTTTTCTCATCGCCCAGTGGGAGCATGGGGCGGGAAGTATTGAGGGGCTGCTGCGGGTCGCGTCTCGCCCTGAACGGAATGGGAGGCGGATCGCGCCTGCCAACCGCACCGTTGGCGCCGTCCCCGAAACGACGGAAACGCCTGAAGAGCAGGAGCCGACGACGCCTGACGAAGGTGTGCCGATCGGTCACGAACCCGTGGAAGTCATTCCGATGCCGACACCGCATTCCGTGGCACCTCCGCCGCCACCTGTCAAGCCCGACACGACACCGTCGCCATCGTCATCCGGCACGACGACCGAAAACAACCCTTCAACCCCTTCCAATTCCAGTCCGTCCCCGCCTTCGCCGCCCAACAATACAGGGACCGGTGGCGGAACCGCGTCTCCGTCCGGATAG
- the iolG_6 gene encoding Inositol 2-dehydrogenase — translation MTRREWLRVTGSATAALGLGPLVLTERVKGANDRIRVGIIGAGQRGSALMREAYEVGKELNVEIVAVCDVWRRNLDRAADTVRKWYGRDPLKFVAHEDLLASKEVDAVIIATADFQHARHLIDAMKAGKDAYCEKPMANDLKDANECLQVWRQTRQVVQIGTQRRSDGRWAAAAELLQTGILGTVTRVESQWHFFGPRWRRPGDVKDALKDPSQIDWKRFLMGKPYHPFDPHRFLEWRLYRDYSSGLIDQWMSHMIDVVHWLTGERFPKSVVAHGGIFLWKDGRENEDVVVVALEYPKGFLCTFSASLTNSAGGPELTVRGTNGSFDSDSWTIAGTGGGGEHRLKDAVKIQPKPSVSHMRNWLECLRTRQQPNATVEHGYQHSIACIMAAQALWTGRRITFDAQRARLASA, via the coding sequence ATGACGCGACGGGAATGGCTGCGCGTGACGGGCTCGGCTACTGCAGCGTTGGGACTCGGTCCGTTGGTGCTGACTGAGCGCGTGAAGGGCGCTAACGACCGTATCCGTGTCGGCATCATCGGCGCCGGGCAACGCGGTTCGGCGCTGATGCGTGAAGCCTACGAGGTGGGTAAGGAACTGAATGTTGAAATCGTCGCGGTCTGCGATGTGTGGCGCCGCAACTTGGACCGTGCCGCTGACACGGTGCGTAAATGGTATGGCCGCGACCCGCTCAAATTCGTCGCCCACGAAGATTTGCTCGCCAGCAAGGAAGTGGATGCGGTCATCATCGCTACCGCCGATTTCCAGCACGCCCGTCACCTCATTGACGCCATGAAGGCGGGCAAAGACGCCTACTGTGAGAAGCCGATGGCGAACGACCTCAAGGATGCCAACGAGTGCTTACAGGTGTGGCGACAGACGCGACAGGTCGTGCAAATCGGGACGCAACGGCGCAGCGACGGGCGATGGGCGGCAGCCGCAGAACTGCTGCAAACGGGAATCTTGGGCACCGTCACCCGCGTGGAAAGCCAATGGCACTTTTTCGGACCCCGCTGGCGCCGCCCCGGCGATGTCAAGGACGCGCTGAAAGATCCGTCACAGATTGACTGGAAGCGCTTTTTGATGGGCAAACCCTATCACCCCTTTGACCCCCACCGCTTTTTGGAGTGGCGGCTCTACCGCGATTACTCCAGCGGCTTGATTGACCAGTGGATGAGCCACATGATTGATGTCGTCCACTGGCTTACAGGCGAGCGCTTCCCTAAAAGCGTCGTTGCGCATGGCGGCATCTTCCTCTGGAAGGACGGTCGCGAAAACGAGGATGTCGTCGTTGTGGCACTGGAGTATCCCAAGGGTTTTTTGTGCACCTTTAGCGCCAGTTTGACCAACAGCGCGGGCGGACCTGAACTGACCGTGCGAGGCACCAACGGCAGTTTTGACAGCGACAGTTGGACAATCGCGGGCACCGGCGGCGGGGGCGAACATCGCTTGAAAGACGCCGTCAAAATTCAACCCAAACCCAGCGTCTCACACATGCGCAACTGGTTGGAATGCCTTCGCACCCGTCAGCAACCCAACGCGACAGTAGAGCACGGCTATCAACACTCCATCGCGTGCATCATGGCGGCGCAAGCGCTATGGACGGGACGGCGAATTACTTTTGACGCCCAACGGGCGCGTCTGGCATCGGCATAA
- the purB gene encoding Adenylosuccinate lyase: MRMGSAVWERYSYPEMRQLWSLESKFQAWMEVELAICDAWAELGVIPKDAAQKIRERASFTVERVLELEREYEHDLIAFVRAMTEHMGDEARYVHMGVTSYDVEDTALGLLLKRACEMLERDLDDAMDAVRNRAVEHKHTLMMGRTHGVHAEPITFGLKLLVWLSELERHRERLRAVKERVAAGKISGAVGTYATVDPLVEEIVLRRLGLNRPQVSTQILQRDRHAEYLCVLALIAASIEQFATEIRNLQRTEIAEVEEPFRTGQRGSSAMPHKRNPIRSERLCGLARLVRGMVIPALENIATWHERDLTNSSVERVILPEASILTDYMLRQFAAIVRGLVVKPENMRRNLEETQGVVFSQRVQLALREKGWSADEAYKVVQQCAFEALQQRRPLQQVLRERPEIRRTLSDAELDALFDYSYFVRHVDTIFQRFGL, encoded by the coding sequence TGAGGATGGGCAGCGCCGTTTGGGAACGCTACAGTTACCCCGAAATGCGTCAATTGTGGAGTTTGGAGAGCAAGTTCCAAGCGTGGATGGAAGTGGAGTTGGCGATTTGCGATGCCTGGGCGGAGTTGGGGGTCATCCCGAAAGACGCCGCACAAAAAATTCGCGAACGGGCATCGTTCACCGTTGAGCGCGTTTTGGAACTGGAGCGTGAATATGAGCACGACCTGATCGCCTTCGTGCGGGCGATGACAGAGCACATGGGCGATGAAGCCCGCTATGTGCACATGGGTGTCACGAGTTACGATGTAGAAGACACGGCGTTGGGGCTACTGCTCAAACGGGCGTGCGAGATGTTGGAGCGGGATTTGGACGACGCAATGGATGCGGTGCGCAACCGCGCCGTCGAGCACAAGCACACGCTCATGATGGGACGGACGCACGGCGTTCACGCCGAACCCATCACTTTCGGGTTGAAGTTGCTGGTGTGGCTGTCGGAGTTGGAGCGACACAGGGAGCGGTTGCGGGCGGTGAAAGAGCGCGTGGCGGCGGGCAAAATTTCGGGCGCAGTCGGCACTTACGCGACCGTTGACCCGCTCGTGGAGGAGATCGTTTTACGCCGCTTAGGGTTGAACCGACCGCAAGTCAGCACGCAAATTTTGCAGCGCGACCGTCACGCCGAGTATCTGTGCGTGCTGGCGCTGATAGCGGCATCCATTGAGCAATTCGCCACCGAAATCCGCAACTTGCAGCGGACGGAGATCGCCGAGGTGGAAGAGCCGTTTCGGACGGGGCAGCGGGGCTCATCGGCGATGCCCCACAAACGCAACCCCATCCGCAGCGAACGGTTGTGCGGATTGGCGCGCTTGGTGCGCGGCATGGTCATCCCCGCATTGGAAAACATCGCCACCTGGCACGAACGGGATTTGACCAACTCGTCGGTGGAGCGGGTGATTTTGCCCGAAGCGTCCATCCTGACCGACTACATGCTGCGACAATTTGCCGCTATCGTGCGGGGTTTGGTCGTCAAGCCCGAGAATATGCGGCGCAACTTGGAGGAGACGCAGGGTGTCGTCTTTTCGCAACGGGTGCAACTGGCACTGCGGGAAAAGGGATGGTCGGCGGATGAGGCTTACAAGGTCGTGCAGCAATGCGCTTTTGAAGCCCTCCAACAACGGCGTCCGCTGCAGCAGGTGTTGCGGGAGCGTCCAGAAATTCGGCGCACGCTGAGCGATGCGGAGTTGGATGCGCTGTTTGACTACAGTTACTTTGTGCGCCATGTGGACACCATTTTTCAGCGGTTCGGGTTGTGA